One window of Microbacterium sp. 1S1 genomic DNA carries:
- a CDS encoding FG-GAP-like repeat-containing protein yields the protein MSRPPRPLSSRARRLAAAVVAGVLAVLVLTPTAATAAGGAAGDVFARTNAQRTAAGLPALVSDPGLDAAAAEWARQLASSCTFEHSSSSWRSTRIAAFGWTASGENIAAGQPDAAAVVSSWMASPGHKANILDRRYTGLGVGHATGSCYRTYWVQIFGVGSPVRTLPGGAGDLNGDRSADLLARTASGDLRLYPGPGTARFGATSTVIPGWGSRPFTPLGDFTGDKVPDIARTEADGRLMLFAGNGRGGLGAPVAIGSGWSRFSQLIGGMDFDGDRLADVIARTPAGELLLYRGNGRGGWLSGGTRIGSGWQTFTAVFSAGDFTGDSRSDLIGRRSDGTLWLYATTGKGSWATGRQIGKGWGSFTALAGAGDFDGNGTQDIFATNASGALLLYGGTGRGGFLPPRTVGSGWNGIAQLG from the coding sequence ATGAGCCGGCCCCCCAGACCCCTCTCCTCCCGTGCCCGCCGCCTCGCCGCCGCTGTCGTCGCCGGCGTCCTGGCCGTCCTCGTCCTCACCCCCACGGCCGCCACCGCCGCCGGGGGCGCCGCAGGGGATGTGTTCGCGCGCACGAACGCGCAACGGACGGCCGCCGGGCTCCCCGCGCTGGTCTCCGACCCCGGCCTGGATGCGGCGGCCGCCGAGTGGGCCAGGCAGCTGGCGTCCTCATGCACGTTCGAGCACAGCTCCTCGTCCTGGCGCAGTACGCGTATCGCTGCCTTCGGCTGGACCGCGAGCGGCGAGAACATCGCGGCGGGTCAACCGGATGCCGCCGCCGTGGTCTCGAGCTGGATGGCGTCTCCCGGCCACAAGGCCAACATCCTCGATCGCCGCTACACCGGGCTCGGCGTCGGTCATGCGACCGGCTCCTGCTACCGCACGTACTGGGTCCAGATCTTCGGGGTCGGCTCTCCCGTGCGGACCCTGCCGGGCGGTGCCGGCGACCTGAACGGCGATCGATCCGCCGATCTGCTGGCCCGAACCGCCTCCGGCGACCTCCGGCTGTACCCCGGCCCCGGCACCGCGCGATTCGGAGCGACGAGCACCGTGATCCCTGGTTGGGGCAGCCGTCCCTTCACGCCCCTCGGCGACTTCACCGGGGACAAGGTCCCGGACATCGCACGCACCGAGGCGGACGGGCGGCTGATGCTCTTCGCCGGCAACGGCCGTGGCGGATTGGGTGCTCCGGTTGCGATCGGATCCGGCTGGTCACGCTTCAGCCAGCTCATCGGCGGGATGGACTTCGACGGCGACCGACTCGCCGACGTCATCGCACGGACACCCGCCGGGGAACTCCTCCTCTACAGGGGCAACGGGCGCGGCGGCTGGCTCTCCGGCGGCACGCGCATCGGCTCAGGCTGGCAGACCTTCACGGCGGTCTTCTCGGCCGGCGACTTCACCGGAGACTCCCGGAGCGACCTCATCGGCCGTCGGAGCGACGGCACGCTGTGGCTGTACGCGACCACGGGCAAGGGCTCGTGGGCGACGGGGCGACAGATCGGGAAGGGGTGGGGATCCTTCACCGCACTCGCCGGCGCGGGGGACTTCGACGGGAACGGCACCCAGGACATCTTCGCCACGAACGCCTCCGGCGCGCTCCTCCTGTACGGCGGCACCGGGCGCGGCGGATTCCTCCCCCCGCGGACCGTGGGAAGCGGCTGGAACGGCATCGCGCAGCTCGGCTGA
- the sdhC gene encoding succinate dehydrogenase, cytochrome b556 subunit, with amino-acid sequence MSTSARLTPSISETTSKTPRGTLYRGREGMWSWVLHRITGVAIFFFLLVHVLDTALIRVSPEAYDAVIGTYKNPVMAVGEVVLVAGIVFHAMNGLRIIAVDFWSKGAKYQRQLFWGVLLVWGIIMAGFVPRHLMLAFAGFGGGH; translated from the coding sequence GTGTCCACAAGCGCTCGCTTGACACCGTCGATTTCGGAAACCACGTCCAAGACCCCCCGCGGCACCCTCTATCGGGGTCGCGAAGGCATGTGGTCGTGGGTGCTGCACCGCATCACCGGAGTCGCCATCTTCTTCTTCCTGTTGGTGCACGTGCTCGACACGGCGCTGATCAGGGTGTCGCCGGAGGCGTACGACGCGGTCATCGGCACATACAAGAACCCGGTCATGGCGGTCGGCGAGGTCGTGCTCGTCGCCGGCATCGTGTTCCACGCCATGAACGGTCTTCGCATCATCGCCGTCGACTTCTGGTCGAAGGGCGCCAAGTACCAGCGCCAGCTCTTCTGGGGCGTGCTGCTCGTGTGGGGCATCATCATGGCCGGCTTCGTCCCGCGCCACCTGATGCTCGCGTTCGCCGGCTTCGGAGGAGGACACTGA